A region of Rhizorhabdus wittichii RW1 DNA encodes the following proteins:
- a CDS encoding cell wall hydrolase, SleB (PFAM: cell wall hydrolase, SleB) — protein sequence MTAKLAQHPLMLAAMFVVAATGAMGLAAIPASTPTLAYEVTPQLVADDVVADDGIDQVLFKEAVTTTNVDRQLECMAKVVLHEAANQSRSGQLAVAQLIMNRVGQDRFGETVCEVVNQPGQFFRTAAYNPRRDTDRWATAVEVSRQAMAGNGDQVVPGAVFYHSAHQSPNRFFRTRERLTMVGDHVFYR from the coding sequence ATGACCGCCAAACTGGCTCAACACCCGCTCATGCTGGCTGCGATGTTCGTCGTTGCCGCCACGGGCGCGATGGGCTTAGCGGCCATTCCGGCGTCGACGCCGACGCTGGCTTATGAAGTTACACCCCAGTTGGTGGCCGACGACGTCGTCGCCGACGACGGGATCGACCAGGTCCTCTTCAAGGAGGCGGTCACCACCACCAACGTCGACAGGCAGCTCGAATGCATGGCCAAGGTCGTGCTGCACGAGGCGGCCAACCAGTCGCGCAGCGGCCAGCTCGCGGTCGCCCAGCTGATCATGAACCGCGTCGGCCAGGATCGCTTCGGCGAGACCGTGTGCGAGGTGGTCAACCAGCCCGGCCAGTTCTTCCGCACCGCGGCCTACAATCCGCGCCGCGACACCGATCGCTGGGCCACCGCGGTCGAGGTTTCGCGGCAGGCGATGGCCGGCAATGGCGACCAGGTCGTCCCCGGCGCCGTCTTCTACCATTCGGCGCACCAGTCGCCGAACCGCTTCTTCCGGACGCGCGAGCGCCTGACCATGGTCGGCGACCACGTCTTCTATCGTTAA
- a CDS encoding lipolytic enzyme, G-D-S-L family (PFAM: lipolytic enzyme, G-D-S-L family; protein of unknown function DUF459): protein MKSALFLFDRTAVLFLGVAAGAAIGYAFGVRQQVEVPVAAPSELAVAGPEGAVPGVAPATAPDGKPAPVAPGQLPQPPVVAENRPIQPGIVNAIAAGRPVRVGVFGDSFGDGIWSALYNQLSRKAGYQVIKYSQQATGFTRYKTLNLEQHDRARLADAPVDVAVISFGANDMMGVADGGHVYALLTPNWKAAIARRVTSYVAMLRSQGAIVYWVGLPKMREAAYDADVVRMNAFYRDLMGRLGVAFIETAPYSVDADGRYAAYLPDPATGKPQLMRANDGIHMSMNGYVRITRGLAGRIRSYVDQARGQAGDGAPPPPAVAPAPLPTPLVVPPPVKPAPAPKAPRMEDPLADLPEPPKAAKAPPPEPAMAPAKGAPADLLPPEMRDEATRPDADRR from the coding sequence ATGAAGTCGGCGCTGTTTCTGTTCGATCGGACGGCGGTATTGTTCCTGGGCGTCGCGGCCGGCGCCGCGATCGGCTACGCCTTCGGCGTCCGGCAGCAGGTCGAGGTGCCCGTCGCGGCGCCGTCCGAACTGGCGGTCGCCGGGCCGGAAGGCGCCGTCCCCGGCGTCGCGCCCGCGACCGCGCCGGACGGGAAGCCCGCGCCCGTGGCGCCCGGCCAGCTTCCGCAGCCGCCGGTGGTCGCCGAGAACCGGCCGATCCAGCCCGGCATCGTCAACGCGATCGCGGCCGGCCGTCCGGTCCGCGTCGGCGTGTTCGGCGACAGCTTCGGCGACGGCATCTGGTCCGCGCTCTACAACCAGCTCAGCCGCAAGGCGGGCTACCAGGTGATCAAGTACAGCCAGCAGGCGACCGGCTTCACCCGCTACAAGACGCTCAACCTCGAACAGCATGACCGCGCCCGTCTCGCCGACGCGCCGGTCGACGTCGCGGTGATCTCGTTCGGTGCCAACGACATGATGGGCGTCGCCGACGGCGGCCATGTCTATGCGCTGCTCACCCCCAACTGGAAGGCGGCGATCGCGCGCCGGGTCACCTCCTACGTCGCCATGCTCCGCTCGCAGGGGGCGATCGTCTACTGGGTCGGCCTGCCGAAGATGCGCGAGGCGGCCTATGACGCCGACGTCGTCCGCATGAACGCCTTCTATCGCGACCTGATGGGCCGGCTCGGCGTCGCCTTCATCGAGACCGCCCCCTATTCGGTCGATGCCGATGGCCGCTACGCCGCCTATCTGCCCGATCCGGCGACCGGCAAGCCGCAGCTGATGCGCGCCAATGACGGCATCCACATGTCGATGAACGGCTATGTCCGCATCACCCGCGGGCTGGCCGGGCGCATCCGTTCCTATGTCGATCAGGCGCGCGGCCAGGCGGGCGACGGCGCGCCGCCGCCGCCGGCCGTGGCGCCCGCGCCGCTGCCCACGCCGCTGGTCGTCCCGCCGCCGGTCAAGCCCGCGCCCGCGCCGAAGGCTCCCCGGATGGAGGACCCGCTGGCCGATCTGCCCGAGCCGCCCAAGGCCGCCAAGGCGCCGCCGCCCGAACCGGCGATGGCGCCCGCCAAGGGCGCGCCGGCCGATCTGCTGCCCCCCGAGATGCGCGACGAGGCGACCCGCCCCGACGCCGATCGCCGATGA
- a CDS encoding diguanylate cyclase (TIGRFAM: diguanylate cyclase~PFAM: GGDEF domain containing protein) yields MTRVGRSPWLKLLRALIRGRRRVVRPGRERLPEGTYIELVQSLFGYTFPAMIMTLCFAGTGAYLTARTDDPLMLLFYGLGLIASAIRLFVLFGLRRKALAPGIGLHVARSIERSFGLAYVGFAAAFGAFAARAYGIIDPDLHVPLVALVYGYGAGVAATVALRLWVSVPAVVIATVPMIFVALLMPGEAHWAAALLTTLFLAGGVLSMIQRYHETAAQISMRRLMETLARQDDLTGLPNRLVLRERFERLIARADESELIAVHCLDINQLEPVNEMYGHMAGDALLKAVSQRLRRVVKGDNLVIHLNGDDFVVIQPGMTDAAEAQGLAHQIVATLDKSYAVAGEDIIITANIGYAIDLQHGADLERLLLGAERALTGSKRAATGVAAYDGTRWGGETGAG; encoded by the coding sequence GTGACACGGGTTGGAAGGAGCCCCTGGTTGAAGCTTTTGCGTGCCCTCATCCGCGGTCGCCGTCGCGTGGTCCGGCCCGGCAGGGAGCGCTTGCCCGAAGGCACCTATATCGAACTCGTCCAGTCGCTGTTCGGTTACACCTTCCCGGCGATGATCATGACGCTGTGCTTCGCGGGCACCGGCGCCTATCTGACGGCGCGCACCGACGACCCGCTGATGCTGCTGTTCTACGGCCTCGGGCTGATCGCCTCGGCGATCCGCCTGTTCGTCCTGTTCGGGCTCCGTCGCAAGGCGCTGGCGCCCGGGATCGGCCTCCACGTCGCCCGCTCGATCGAGCGCAGCTTCGGCCTCGCCTATGTCGGCTTCGCGGCGGCCTTCGGCGCCTTCGCGGCGCGGGCCTATGGGATCATCGACCCGGACCTGCACGTGCCCCTGGTCGCGCTGGTCTACGGCTATGGCGCCGGGGTGGCGGCGACGGTGGCGCTGCGCCTGTGGGTCAGCGTCCCGGCGGTGGTGATCGCGACCGTGCCGATGATCTTCGTCGCGCTGCTGATGCCGGGGGAGGCGCATTGGGCGGCGGCGCTGCTCACCACGCTGTTCCTGGCCGGCGGCGTCCTGTCGATGATCCAGCGCTATCATGAGACCGCCGCGCAGATATCGATGCGCCGGCTGATGGAGACGCTGGCGCGGCAGGATGATCTGACCGGCCTGCCCAACCGCCTCGTCCTGCGCGAGCGGTTCGAGCGGCTGATCGCCCGCGCCGACGAATCGGAGCTGATCGCGGTCCATTGCCTCGACATCAACCAGCTCGAACCGGTCAACGAGATGTACGGCCACATGGCAGGCGACGCGCTGCTCAAGGCGGTCTCGCAGCGCCTGCGCCGGGTGGTGAAGGGCGACAACCTCGTCATCCATCTCAACGGCGACGATTTCGTCGTCATCCAGCCCGGCATGACCGACGCGGCCGAGGCGCAGGGACTGGCGCACCAGATCGTCGCCACGCTCGACAAGAGCTATGCGGTGGCGGGCGAGGACATCATCATCACCGCCAATATCGGCTATGCCATCGACCTGCAGCATGGCGCCGACCTCGAACGGCTGCTGCTCGGCGCCGAACGCGCCCTGACCGGCAGCAAGCGCGCCGCCACCGGCGTCGCCGCCTATGACGGCACACGCTGGGGCGGAGAGACGGGCGCTGGCTGA
- a CDS encoding large conductance mechanosensitive channel protein (TIGRFAM: large conductance mechanosensitive channel protein~PFAM: large-conductance mechanosensitive channel) → MLQDFKAFINKGNVVDLAVAVIIGAAFGKIVSSLTDDLIMPLIGYFTGGLDFSSHFIRLGEIPANFTGSVTSYADLKNAGVPLIGFGQFITVAVNFLLIAFVVFLVVRAVQRFNKAEEAKPAEPAEDVVLLREILAELKKKG, encoded by the coding sequence ATGTTGCAGGATTTCAAGGCCTTCATCAACAAGGGCAATGTCGTCGATCTCGCCGTCGCGGTGATCATCGGCGCGGCCTTCGGCAAGATCGTCTCGTCGCTGACCGACGATCTGATCATGCCGCTGATCGGCTACTTCACCGGCGGGCTCGACTTTTCGAGCCACTTCATCCGTCTTGGGGAAATCCCCGCCAACTTCACCGGCTCGGTCACCAGCTATGCCGACCTGAAGAATGCCGGCGTCCCGCTGATCGGCTTCGGCCAGTTCATCACCGTCGCCGTCAACTTCCTGCTGATCGCCTTCGTGGTGTTCCTCGTCGTCCGCGCGGTGCAGCGGTTCAACAAGGCCGAGGAAGCCAAGCCGGCCGAGCCCGCCGAGGACGTCGTCCTGCTCCGCGAGATCCTGGCCGAGCTCAAGAAGAAGGGCTGA
- a CDS encoding protein of unknown function UPF0118 (PFAM: protein of unknown function UPF0118) codes for MQDDGGDRQGQPVAASSQPVVDALRESTARQAEMAYRRDRLLAWLALTAGAGIILAIPFALRSGSEFFLPVTIALVIAVAMVPLLEWLERRGLPSPLAALLCVLIFLGLANAAIASVIIPATEWFARLPSRIRLIRKNLSPLIDIYSAFERFVDETMGSLLRNTAHGRTVTVQSPNSLFDYVASSAPHALVQLVFATLVVYFFLSSWTRMRRRTITSRGSFSSAMTTARVIQDMVDRTSAYLATITAVNIGMGILVSLMLWFAGMPSPIMWGGLVAILNYIPYFGPIVAAGLLAVGGLMTFSDLGYALVPALLFVAVHLVEANVLTPMLVGRRLTINPLLILVALSFWSWVWGTAGALLAVPLLIILKTILDAAGWPDIAGFLFADGTFTNTQQDEEAALPPEFRK; via the coding sequence ATGCAGGACGACGGCGGCGACAGGCAGGGGCAGCCGGTTGCGGCAAGCTCGCAGCCGGTGGTCGACGCGCTGCGCGAATCGACCGCCCGCCAGGCGGAGATGGCCTATCGCCGCGATCGCCTGCTCGCCTGGCTGGCGCTGACCGCCGGCGCGGGTATCATCCTGGCGATTCCCTTCGCACTGCGCTCGGGCTCCGAATTCTTCCTGCCGGTGACGATCGCGCTGGTGATCGCGGTGGCGATGGTGCCGCTGCTCGAATGGCTCGAGCGGCGCGGCCTGCCGTCGCCGCTCGCGGCGCTGCTGTGCGTCCTCATCTTCCTGGGCCTCGCCAACGCCGCGATCGCCTCGGTGATCATCCCGGCGACCGAATGGTTCGCCCGGCTGCCGTCGCGCATCCGCCTGATCCGCAAGAACCTGTCGCCGCTGATCGACATCTATTCGGCGTTCGAACGCTTCGTCGACGAGACGATGGGGTCGCTGCTGCGCAACACGGCGCATGGGCGGACGGTGACCGTTCAGTCGCCCAACTCGCTGTTCGACTATGTCGCCAGCTCGGCCCCGCACGCGCTGGTCCAGCTCGTCTTCGCGACGCTCGTCGTCTATTTCTTCCTGTCGAGCTGGACGCGGATGCGTCGCCGCACGATCACCAGCCGGGGCAGCTTCTCCAGCGCGATGACGACCGCGCGGGTGATCCAGGACATGGTCGACCGCACCTCGGCCTATCTGGCGACGATCACGGCGGTGAACATCGGCATGGGCATCCTCGTCTCGCTGATGCTGTGGTTCGCCGGCATGCCCAGTCCGATCATGTGGGGCGGCCTCGTCGCGATCCTCAACTATATCCCCTATTTCGGCCCGATCGTCGCGGCGGGCCTGCTCGCGGTCGGCGGGCTGATGACCTTCTCCGACCTCGGCTACGCGCTGGTGCCGGCGCTGCTGTTCGTCGCGGTCCACCTGGTCGAGGCCAATGTGCTGACGCCGATGCTGGTCGGCCGGCGGCTGACGATCAACCCGCTGCTGATCCTCGTCGCGCTGAGCTTCTGGAGCTGGGTGTGGGGGACCGCGGGGGCGCTGCTCGCGGTGCCGCTGCTGATCATCCTCAAGACGATTCTCGACGCGGCCGGCTGGCCCGACATCGCCGGATTCCTGTTCGCGGACGGCACCTTCACCAACACGCAACAGGACGAGGAAGCGGCTTTGCCGCCCGAGTTCAGAAAATGA
- a CDS encoding LemA family protein (PFAM: LemA family protein) yields the protein MTIDRRFSAALLAPVAAIAVSGCGINSVPTAQEEAKAKWADVQAQYQRRADLIPNLVNTVKGYAAQEKTVLTDVTNARARATGIQLSGADLQDPAKVKAFADAQAQLSGSLGRLLAVSENYPELKSSDQFLALQSQIEGTENRIAVARRDYNESVRAYNTLIRTFPTAIGAKVFHGAQPMQPFEASAGSDKAPTVQF from the coding sequence ATGACCATCGACCGCCGTTTTTCCGCCGCCCTGCTCGCCCCCGTCGCCGCGATCGCGGTGAGCGGCTGCGGCATCAACAGCGTGCCGACCGCGCAGGAGGAGGCGAAGGCGAAATGGGCCGACGTCCAGGCGCAATATCAGCGCCGCGCGGACCTGATCCCCAACCTGGTCAACACGGTGAAGGGCTATGCCGCCCAGGAGAAGACCGTGCTGACCGACGTCACCAACGCCCGCGCCCGCGCGACCGGCATCCAGCTTTCGGGCGCCGACCTGCAGGACCCGGCCAAGGTCAAGGCCTTCGCCGACGCGCAGGCGCAGCTCAGCGGATCGCTGGGCCGGCTGCTGGCGGTGTCGGAGAATTATCCCGAGCTCAAGTCGAGCGACCAGTTCCTGGCGCTGCAGAGCCAGATCGAGGGCACCGAGAACCGGATCGCCGTCGCCCGCCGCGACTATAACGAGTCGGTGCGCGCCTATAACACGCTGATCCGCACCTTCCCGACCGCGATCGGCGCCAAGGTCTTCCACGGCGCCCAGCCGATGCAGCCGTTCGAGGCGAGCGCCGGTTCGGACAAGGCGCCGACGGTGCAGTTCTGA
- a CDS encoding membrane bound O-acyl transferase, MBOAT family protein (PFAM: membrane bound O-acyl transferase, MBOAT family protein), translated as MLFPTLDFGLFFLVAFVLVWAVSASNEWRKILLLVASWVFYGAWDWRFVALLIASAFLNWGSARLIYEARSRATQKAIVAVGVVANLGILGFFKYYDFFLEQLGALLAGWGMARDLPLMQIVLPVGVSFFTFQGMSYLIDVYRGRLRSASLLDITLLMSFFPHLVAGPIVRGADLLPQFEKTPRLNREMVAMGLLLIVWGLFKKAVVASELSVNLVDPVFFDPSAHSSLDLLLAAYGYAVQIYCDFSAYSDMAIGIAALFGYRFPRNFNQPYRAASLQDFWRRWHISLSSWLRDYLYIGLGGNRGGLAMQCRNVMITMLLGGFWHGAKWTFLIWGGLHGGVQVIETLWRKAGLRGLPRPLAILVTFHVVTLGWIFFRADSFEGAIAFLGGLAGGDWSNGLTTPLLAGLMLLGMAFHFTPPLLAQGIALRLRLLPAPLLGLFVAAAIILIDAMRYEGVAPFIYYQF; from the coding sequence ATGCTGTTCCCCACCCTCGACTTCGGCCTGTTCTTCCTCGTCGCCTTCGTCCTCGTCTGGGCGGTGTCGGCGAGCAACGAATGGCGCAAGATCCTGCTGCTCGTCGCGAGCTGGGTGTTCTACGGCGCGTGGGACTGGCGCTTCGTCGCGCTGCTGATCGCCTCGGCCTTCCTCAACTGGGGATCGGCGCGGCTGATCTACGAGGCGCGGTCGCGGGCGACGCAGAAGGCGATCGTCGCCGTCGGCGTGGTCGCCAATCTCGGCATCCTCGGCTTCTTCAAATATTACGACTTCTTCCTCGAACAGCTCGGCGCGCTGCTCGCCGGCTGGGGGATGGCGCGCGATCTGCCGCTGATGCAGATCGTGCTGCCGGTCGGCGTGTCCTTCTTCACCTTCCAGGGCATGTCCTACCTGATCGACGTCTATCGCGGGCGGCTGCGGTCGGCGTCGCTGCTCGACATCACCCTGCTGATGTCCTTCTTCCCGCACCTCGTCGCCGGCCCGATCGTGCGCGGCGCCGACTTGCTGCCGCAGTTCGAGAAGACGCCCCGGCTCAACCGCGAGATGGTGGCGATGGGGCTGCTGCTGATCGTCTGGGGCCTGTTCAAGAAGGCGGTCGTCGCGTCGGAGCTGTCGGTCAACCTCGTCGATCCGGTGTTCTTCGACCCCTCGGCCCATTCGAGCCTCGACCTGCTGCTCGCCGCCTATGGCTATGCGGTGCAGATCTATTGCGACTTCTCGGCCTATAGCGACATGGCGATCGGCATCGCCGCGCTGTTCGGCTATCGCTTCCCGCGCAACTTCAACCAGCCCTATCGCGCCGCCTCGCTCCAGGATTTCTGGCGGCGCTGGCACATCAGCCTGTCGAGCTGGCTGCGCGACTATCTCTATATCGGGCTGGGCGGCAATCGCGGCGGCCTCGCCATGCAGTGCCGCAACGTCATGATCACCATGCTGCTCGGCGGCTTCTGGCATGGTGCCAAGTGGACCTTCCTGATCTGGGGCGGCCTCCATGGCGGCGTCCAGGTGATCGAGACGCTGTGGCGCAAGGCGGGGCTGCGCGGCTTGCCCCGGCCGCTCGCGATCCTCGTCACCTTCCATGTCGTGACGCTCGGCTGGATCTTCTTCCGCGCCGACAGCTTCGAGGGCGCGATCGCCTTCCTCGGCGGGCTCGCCGGCGGCGACTGGAGCAACGGGCTGACGACGCCGCTGCTCGCCGGACTGATGCTGCTCGGCATGGCGTTCCACTTCACCCCGCCGCTGCTCGCGCAGGGGATCGCGCTGCGCCTGCGGCTGCTGCCCGCGCCGCTGCTCGGCCTGTTCGTCGCGGCGGCGATCATCCTGATCGACGCGATGCGCTATGAAGGGGTCGCGCCCTTCATCTACTATCAGTTCTAG
- a CDS encoding ybaK/ebsC protein (TIGRFAM: ybaK/ebsC protein~PFAM: YbaK/prolyl-tRNA synthetase associated region), protein MSRSTRATQFLTQARIAHEVRSYDYDPGGERVGLQAAEALGEDPCRVLKTLMIEIDGRPACAVIPSDRELSMKKAAAALGAKAAQMMKPADAERITGYHVGGISPFGQKKRVPIAIERAAMAEALVYINGGQRGLQVRLAPDDAAKALGAVVAELVA, encoded by the coding sequence ATGTCCCGCTCGACCCGCGCCACCCAGTTCCTGACCCAGGCCAGGATCGCCCACGAGGTCCGCAGCTACGACTATGATCCCGGCGGCGAGCGGGTCGGGCTGCAGGCGGCCGAGGCGCTGGGCGAGGACCCGTGCCGGGTGCTCAAGACGCTGATGATCGAGATCGACGGCCGCCCCGCCTGCGCGGTGATCCCGTCCGACCGCGAGCTGTCGATGAAGAAGGCGGCGGCCGCGCTCGGCGCCAAGGCGGCGCAGATGATGAAGCCCGCCGACGCCGAGCGGATCACCGGCTATCATGTCGGCGGGATCAGCCCGTTCGGCCAGAAGAAGCGCGTGCCCATCGCGATCGAGCGGGCGGCGATGGCCGAGGCGCTGGTCTATATCAACGGCGGCCAGCGCGGGTTGCAGGTGCGGCTGGCACCCGACGATGCGGCGAAGGCGCTGGGGGCGGTGGTGGCGGAGCTGGTGGCTTAG
- a CDS encoding Glutathione S-transferase, N-terminal domain (PFAM: Glutathione S-transferase, N-terminal domain; Glutathione S-transferase, C-terminal domain) has product MIDVYYWGTPNGHKVTLFLEEAGLDYRIHPVNIGKGDQFAPDFLRIAPNNRIPAIVDSDPAGGGAPVSLFESGAILLYLAEKTGRFLPADLRGRAEVLQWLFWQMGGLGPMAGQNHHFNVYAPEKIPYAIDRYVKETARLYGVLDKRLADRAYVAGDDYSIADMASYPWIVPYERQGQDLDAFPNLRRWFDAIAARPATIRAYAIPDRFRDLPEPSEEERRRNLFGTQPANA; this is encoded by the coding sequence ATGATCGACGTCTATTATTGGGGCACGCCCAACGGCCACAAGGTCACGCTGTTCCTCGAGGAAGCCGGGCTCGATTACCGCATCCACCCGGTCAACATCGGCAAGGGCGACCAGTTCGCCCCCGACTTCCTCAGGATCGCCCCGAACAACCGCATCCCCGCGATCGTCGACAGCGATCCGGCGGGCGGCGGCGCGCCGGTGTCGCTGTTCGAATCGGGCGCGATCTTGCTCTATCTTGCCGAGAAGACCGGCCGCTTCCTCCCCGCCGACCTGCGCGGCCGGGCCGAGGTGCTGCAATGGCTGTTCTGGCAGATGGGCGGGCTCGGGCCGATGGCCGGGCAGAACCATCATTTCAACGTCTACGCGCCCGAGAAGATACCCTATGCGATCGACCGCTACGTCAAGGAGACCGCCCGGCTCTACGGCGTGCTCGACAAGCGGCTCGCCGATCGCGCCTATGTGGCGGGCGACGATTATTCGATCGCCGACATGGCCAGCTATCCCTGGATCGTGCCGTACGAGCGCCAGGGCCAGGACCTGGATGCCTTCCCCAACCTCAGGCGCTGGTTCGACGCGATCGCCGCGCGGCCGGCGACGATCCGTGCCTACGCCATCCCCGACCGCTTCCGCGACCTCCCCGAACCGAGCGAGGAGGAACGCCGCCGCAACCTGTTCGGAACCCAGCCGGCGAACGCCTGA
- a CDS encoding protein of unknown function DUF885 (PFAM: protein of unknown function DUF885), whose product MDRRQFIGSTGLALLAGMMPRLAEAAATGTAADKQLAAMVERMFEKQLDDSPETATSLGLDKGARAGQKSKLDGYTKADQARTLAEDKASLAALRKLDRAALSPAAQLNYDVVVYMVEQTTRGGSKYPYGSSSEYYVPYAISQLSGPYASVPDFLDSQHVIETKDDADAYVARLHEFARVLDESTRFQQDDVRYGAFAPDFCLDLALGQLRALRDQPAAKTVLVDSLVRRTAEKKIAGDWGARAETIVAAEIFPALDRQIALVTGLRKAASHDAGCWRLPKGDEYYADALMNATTTTLSPEEVHQMGREQVAEISGQIDAILKKEGMTKGTVGERLTALNNDPKQLFANTDAGRAELIDYINGLVKAMEVKLPEAFATLPKAPLEVKRVPPFIQDGAPNGYYNSAALDGSRGAIYYINLKDTADWPRYGLPSLTYHEGTPGHHLQISLAQEAKDLPMLRKVAPFGAYVEGWALYAEQLADEMGVYEKDPIGRAGFLQSFLFRAVRLVTDTGIHFKRWSREQATDYMVEATGFARPRTQREVDRYCIWPGQACSYKVGHMSWVKAREKAKAIKGAAFDLRQFHEVLLEGALPLTILEQVTEARAKA is encoded by the coding sequence ATGGATAGACGTCAATTCATCGGCTCGACCGGTCTCGCCCTTCTCGCCGGCATGATGCCGCGCCTGGCCGAGGCCGCGGCGACCGGCACCGCGGCCGACAAGCAGCTCGCCGCGATGGTCGAGAGGATGTTCGAGAAGCAGCTCGACGACAGCCCCGAGACCGCGACCAGCCTCGGCCTCGACAAGGGCGCCCGCGCCGGACAGAAGAGCAAGCTCGACGGCTACACCAAGGCCGACCAGGCCAGGACCCTCGCCGAGGACAAGGCGTCGCTCGCCGCGCTGCGCAAGCTCGACCGCGCCGCGCTGTCGCCCGCCGCGCAGCTCAACTACGACGTCGTCGTCTATATGGTCGAGCAGACCACCAGGGGCGGCTCCAAATATCCCTATGGCAGCAGCAGCGAATATTATGTCCCCTATGCGATCAGCCAGCTCAGCGGCCCCTATGCCTCGGTCCCGGACTTCCTCGATTCGCAGCATGTGATCGAGACGAAGGACGACGCCGACGCCTATGTCGCGCGCCTGCACGAATTCGCCCGCGTCCTCGACGAAAGCACCCGCTTCCAGCAGGACGACGTCCGCTACGGCGCCTTCGCCCCCGATTTCTGCCTCGATCTCGCGCTCGGGCAGCTCCGGGCGCTGCGCGACCAGCCGGCGGCGAAGACCGTCCTCGTCGACTCGCTCGTCCGCCGGACGGCCGAGAAGAAGATCGCCGGCGACTGGGGCGCCCGGGCCGAGACGATCGTCGCCGCCGAAATATTCCCCGCGCTCGACCGGCAGATCGCGCTCGTCACCGGCCTGCGCAAGGCGGCCAGCCATGACGCGGGTTGCTGGCGCCTGCCCAAGGGCGACGAATATTATGCCGACGCGCTGATGAACGCGACGACGACGACGCTCTCGCCCGAGGAGGTCCACCAGATGGGCCGCGAGCAGGTCGCCGAGATCAGCGGCCAGATCGATGCGATCCTGAAGAAGGAGGGCATGACCAAGGGGACCGTCGGTGAGCGGCTGACCGCGCTCAACAACGATCCGAAGCAGCTCTTCGCCAACACCGACGCGGGCCGGGCCGAGCTGATCGACTATATCAACGGGCTGGTGAAGGCGATGGAGGTGAAGCTGCCCGAGGCGTTCGCGACCCTGCCCAAGGCGCCGCTCGAGGTGAAGCGGGTGCCGCCCTTCATCCAGGACGGCGCGCCCAACGGCTATTACAACTCGGCCGCGCTCGACGGTTCGCGCGGGGCGATCTACTATATCAACCTCAAGGATACCGCCGACTGGCCGCGCTACGGCCTGCCCAGCCTGACCTATCATGAGGGCACGCCGGGCCATCACCTCCAGATCAGCCTCGCCCAGGAGGCGAAGGACCTGCCGATGCTGCGCAAGGTCGCGCCGTTCGGCGCCTATGTCGAGGGCTGGGCGCTCTATGCCGAGCAGCTCGCCGACGAGATGGGCGTCTATGAAAAGGACCCGATCGGCCGCGCGGGCTTCCTGCAGAGCTTTCTGTTCCGCGCGGTCCGGCTGGTCACCGACACCGGCATCCACTTCAAGCGCTGGAGCCGCGAGCAGGCGACCGACTACATGGTCGAGGCGACCGGCTTCGCCCGCCCCCGCACCCAGCGCGAGGTCGACCGCTACTGCATCTGGCCGGGCCAGGCGTGCAGCTACAAGGTCGGCCATATGAGCTGGGTCAAGGCGCGCGAGAAGGCGAAGGCGATCAAGGGCGCGGCGTTCGACCTGCGCCAGTTCCACGAGGTGCTGCTCGAAGGCGCGCTGCCGCTGACCATCCTCGAACAGGTCACCGAGGCGCGGGCGAAGGCATAA